ttcactcctgaatccttcaggtcattgttactcaggtccagctctctcaggtgtgaggggtttggctccagagctgagaccagagaagcacagccttcctctgtgactccacagcctgacagcctgcaaagagatcatcatgacttcacaaacacactgttcaTTTAACGATAAGTGTAGAAGGACGATGGCAGATGCATTTGGTTTATTCTCTCAAACAACATATATATTcatcttctgtctcctagaattgTATGGTCATATTGTTATACTAATGTGAAAATCAATGCATTTATTCAATAAGTTATTCAAATTAATATTATGTAAATATTGTAATACATATTTTTCACTAAACTGAATATTTCTTCCTGATGATTAGTTCTTAATTGTCATTTTATTTACTCACAGAACAGCtctggaggctttgaccactggcagcagcctcagaagaccttcctctgatctggagtatttcttcaggtcaaacacatccagctccttttctgaagtcagcaacacaaagaccagagctgaccactgtgcaGGTGACAGTTTGGGTTTTGAGAGACTTCCTGAGCTCAGGTATCTTTggatctcctccactagagaatggtcattcagttcattcagacagtggaacagattgatgctcctctctggagagggattctccctgatcttctccttgatgtacttgactgtttcttcatggctctgtgagctgcttcttgtctttgtcagtagacatcgtaagtgcttctgattggactccagtgagaggcccagaaggaagcggaggaaaaggTCCAGGTTTCCCGTCTCACTTTGTAAGGCTTTATCCACAGCACTCCTGTAGAAAGTAACTTTACGCCTTTGTTTGATCCTCACAGAAAGGTTCCTGGATGTTGATTGCAGTTTGTCCATTAGATTCTcattgttgttgatgaatgagaggaacacatatacagcagccagaaactcctgaatgctcagatgaacaaagcagtacaccttgtcctggtacagcccacgttcctctttaaagagctgtgtgcacaatcctgagtacactgaggcttcattgacatcaatgtcagcctctttcaggtcttcttcatagaaaatcagattgccattcacaagctgttgaaaagccagttttcccagtgacagaatgctctctttattccagtgtggacctgtctcttctttcccaagatacttttcattcttctgtttggtatgaaacaccacaaggtgtgtgtacatctcagtcagagtcttgggcatctcttctctcttatgtttcagcatgtgttcaaggactgttgcagaaatccaacagaagactggaatgtggcacatgatgtggaggctccttgatgtctttatgtgtgagatgattctgctggccaggtcctcatcactgaatctcttcctgaagtactcctccttctgtgggtcattgaaccctcgtacctctgtcacctggtcaacacaccctgaagggatcttattggctgctgcaggtctggtagttatccagaggagagcagagggaagcagatttcccttgatgagatttgtcagcagaacatccactgaggttgactCTGTGACGTCACAACAGATCTTGTTATTCTGGAAGTCTAGGGGCAGTcggcactcatccagaccatcaaagatgaacagaactttgTACTTGTTGTAGATGGAGATTCCTGAttgtttggtttccattgagAAGTGATTGAGTAGTTCAATGGAAGTGTGTTTCtcctctttcatcaaattcagctcccgaaaagggaatgaaaatacaaattggacatcctgatttgcttttccttcagcccagtccagaatgaacttctgcacagagactgtttttccaatgccagcgactccctttgtcagcacagttctgataggtttgtcttgtccagttaagggtttgaagatgtcgttacatttgattgcagtctctggtcttgcttgtttcctggttgttgtctcaatctgtctcagctcatgttcattattgacctctcctgttccaccctctgtgatgtagagctctgtgtagatcttattgagaagtgttgggtttccttgtttagcgatcccctcaaatacacatCGAAACTTCTTCTTTAGATTAGATTTGAGTTCACGTTGGCAAATCACAGCAGGATCATCTGAATCTAGAAATAACACAGAGGATATTAATATTACGTCTGTTTTAATGCCTACAGTATTGTAGGACTGTTATAAAGTTGtaaattataataatttattctcttaactgactgtataaatgtgtaaatgtagtcataatgcattacagactggtgtgactgattatattattattggtattattgatggtattattaatgttgtctctctctctctaaattaatcaccacaacacatccctgctgctacttgatgaggtcactaggtgttgTGTTAAGGCTGCTACAATATCATTGAGTTACACAGCTACTTTAGCTGTACTTTAGCTACAGCTTTTAAATGTTATAAAACACCATTCATCATGAGGCAGACAgatcttacatttctccagtgtgtcagcaagctccttctggttcattttcctcaggatgtgcagtgtgatcttcagagccccctctctggcactgctctcctgcttctcatcttcagcatccaccacttccttatcctgcttctgactctcaaagccttctgggagttctggactaagaatcctcttgaacatcttcagctcgttcttcacaaatgtcataattttctcttcaagcaactgaaataaatcaagtaaataagttaagcaagagaataaatgctttctcattaacacattaatgaatgattgacagatcaactttacttgaggtaaacaaaaacaaatgtacataacaggaccacatacactgaatatggaggccaggtctgtttgatgactctgggaagactgaccactgagaatctctgactctgatctctcctgttggtttctgtggacaaaacatgagattacatctcctcatccagggagtacacagacagacacacacacacacacacacacacacacacacacacacacacacacacacacacacacacacacacacacacacacacacacacacacacacacacacacacacacacacacacacacacggagggaatgttgtgtttgtttaatattgttttaggaCTATGGAAATGGACAAAAGGATgagcctatggattatgaaaacaacaacaataaatgggaaaatgggagaggagaaatgactagagacagtgttgtttaactcactgaccaggacccatgagttcttcttacctttgttcagtagaaaagtctccctctctaaacAGTATAGGTAGACCCATAGACTtatcactcttcatggacacacagctgggtacaggggaggctggtctctcctgcttgaatgggcttcaacacaacagagacaatcTCTCATCATCTGAGCTCAGATGGGTAaagaagagtttcattccaaaacgcCATCTTCAGAAATGTTGGTACATTCGATTTTATTGTTTAAAGATATTATTAAACCACtataaaggcttctaaagttttttttttcttcatttaaaCATGTTAGACTTGTTTTGCCCTAAACatctcataaaaaaaaaaaaaattgctgttattttcctgctgtgagaaactgggtcaaattaagataTAGCATCTGTAAGTGCATTCAtctatagatatctaggtgagacaaccacatatcacagtctaaTATACAGGATACCAACATTCCTGTTAAATAATGGATATAtcgatatctaggtgagacaaccacatatcacagtctaaTATACAGGATACCAACATTCCTGTTAAATAATGGATATAtcgatatctaggtgagacaaccacatatcacagtctaaTATACAGGATACCAACATTCCTGTTAAATAATGGATATAtcgatatctaggtgagacaaccacatatcacagtctaaTATACAGGATACCAACCTTCCTGTTAAATAATGGATATAtcgatatctaggtgagacaaccacatatcacagtctaaTATACAGGATACCAACCTTCCTGTTAAATAATGGATATAtcgatatctaggtgagacaaccacatatcacagtctaaTATACAGGATACCAACCTTCCTGTTAAataatggatatatagatatctaggtgagacaacaatggatatatagatatctaggtgagacaacaatggatatatagatatctaggtgagacaacaatggatatatagatatctaggtgagacaacaatggatatatagatatctaggtgagacaacaatggatatatagatatctaggtgagacaacaatggaatatatagatatctaggtgagacaacaatggatatatagatatctaggtgagacaacaatggatatatagatatctaggtgagacaacaatggatatatagatatctaggtgatacaacaatggatatatagatatctaggtgagacaacaatggatatatagatatctaggtgagacaacaatggatatatagatatctaggtgagacaacaatggatatatagatatctaggtgagacaacaatggatatatagatatctaggtgagacaacaatggatatatagatatctaggtgagacaacaatggatatatagatatctaggtgagacaacaatggatatatagatatctaggtgagacaacaatggatatatagatatctaggtgagacaacaatggatatatagatatctaggtgagacaacaatggatatatagatatctaggtgagacaacaatggatatatagatatctaggtgagacaacaatggatatatagatatctaggtgagacaacaatggatatatagatatctaggtgagacaacaatggatatatagatatctaggtgagacaacaatggatatatagatatctaggtgagacaacaatggatatatagatatctaggtgagacaacaatggatatatagatatctaggtgagacaacaatggatatatagatatctaggtgagacaacaatggatatatagatatctaggtgagacaacaatggatatatagatatctaggtgagacaacaatggatatatagatatctaggtgagacacaatggatatatagatatctaggtgagacaacaatggatatatagatatctaggtgagacaacaatggatatatagatatctaggtgagacaacaatggatatatagatatctaggtgagacaacaatggatatatagatatctaggtgagacaacaatggatatatagatatctaggtgagacaacaatggatatatagatatctaggtgagacaacaatggatatatagatatctaggtgagacaacaatggatatatagatatctaggtgagacaacaatggatatatagatatctaggtgagacaacaatggatatatagatatctaggtgagacaacaatggatatatagatatctaggtgagacaaccaatggatatatagatatctaggtgagacaacaatggatatatagatatctaggtgagacaacaatggatatatagatatctaggtgagacaacaatggatatatagatatctaggtgagacaacaatggatatatagatatctaggtgagacaacaatggatatatagatatctaggtgagacaacaatggatatatagatatctaggtgagacaacaatggatatatagatatctaggtgagacaacaatggatatatagatatctaggtgagacaacaatggatacaACATAGGTGGAattatatagatatctaggtgagacaacaatggatatatagatatctaggtgagacaacaatggatatatagatatctaggtgagacaacaatggatatatagatatctaggtgagacaacaatggatatatagatatctaggtgagacaacaatggatatatagatatctaggtgagacaacaatggatatatagatatctaggtgagacaacaatggatatatagatatctaggtgagacaacaatggatatatagatatctaggtgagacaacaatggatatatagatatctaggtgagacaacaatggatatatagatatctaggtgagacaacaatggatatatagatatctaggtgagacaacaatggatatatagatatctaggtgagacaacaatggatatatagatatctaggtgagacaacaatggatatatagatatctaggtgagacaacaatggatatatagatatctaggtgagacaacaatggatatatagatatctaggtgagacaacaatggatatatagatatctaggtgagacaacaatggatatatagatatctaggtgagacaacaatggatatatagatatctaggtgagacaacaatggatatatagatatctaggtgagacaacaatggatatatagatatctaggtgagacaacaatggatatatagatatctaggtgagacaacaatggatatatagatatctaggtgagacaacaatggatatatagatatctaggtgagacaacaatggatatatagatatctaggtgagacaacaatggatatatagatatctaggtgagacaacaatggatatatagatatctaggtgagacaacaatggatatatagatatctaggtgagacaacaatggatatatagatatctaggtgagacaacaatggatatatagatatctaggtgagacaacaatggatatatagatatctaggtgagacaacaatggatatatagatatctaggtgagacaacaatggatatatagatatctaggtgagacaacaatggatatatagatatctaggtgagacaacaatggatatatagatatctaggtgagacaacaatggatatatagatatctaggtgagacaacaatggatatatagatatctaggtgagacaacaatggatatatagatatctaggtgagacaacaatggatatatagatatctaggtgagacaacaatggatatatagatatctaggtgagacaacaatggatatatagatatctaggtgagacaacaatggatatatagatatctaggtgagacaacaatggatatatagatatctaggtgagacaacaatggatatatagatatctaggtgagacaacaatggatatatagatatctaggtgagacaacaatggatatatagatatctaggtgagacaacaatggatatatagatatctaggtgagacaacaatggatatatagatatctaggtgagacaacatggatatatagatatctaggtgagacaacaatggatatatagatatctaggtgagacaacaatggatatatagatatctaggtgagacaacaatggatatatagatatctaggtgagacaacaatggatatatagatatctaggtgagacaacaatggatatatagatatctaggtgagacaacattggatatatagatatctaggtgagacaacaatggatatatagatatctaggtgagacaacaatggatatatagatatctaggtgagacaacaatggatatatagatatctaggtgagacaacattggatatatagatatctaggtgagacaacaatggatatatagatatctaggtgagacaacaatggatatatagatatctaggtgagacaacaatggatatatagatatctaggtgagacaacaatggatatatagatatctaggtgagacaacaatggatatatagatatctaggtgagacaacattggatatatagatatctaggtgagacaacaatggatatatagatatctaggtgagacaacaatggatatatagatatctaggtgagacaacaatggatatatagatatctaggtgagacaacaatggatatatagatatctaggtgagacaacaatggatatatatatttatttgcatttagcaaaaaaaaacacattttcatacaAATCTAGAACAGTTATATAGAATGTACCCATAAGCAATTTCTGattaaaaaacattttagaatataCATTCTTAAACAATATTGTCAGCTCACCTTTTAGTTTTGGTGACATGtcccccagagagactcattttagaggcagggccccccttctttctctctccagagagactcattttagagcactgacccctaaacagagatccaacatgttggttgtggttaacacagtgacaactaaacagagatccaacatgttggttgtggttaacacagtgacccctaaacagagatccagcatgttggttgtggttaacacagtgacaactaaacagagatccaacatgttggttttggttaacacagtgacaactaaacagagatccaagaTGTTGGTTGTGGTTGACAcactgacccctaaacagagatccaacatgttggttgtggttaacacagtgacaactaaacagagatccaacatgttggttgtggttaacacagtgacaactaaacagagatccaacatgttggttgtggttaacacagtgacaactaaacagagatccagcatgttggttgtggttaacacagtgacaactaaacagagatccaacatgttagttgtggttaacacagtgacaactaaacagagatccaacatgttggttgtggtcaacacagtgacaactaaacagagatccaacatgttggttgtggtcaacacagtgacaactaaacagagatccaacatgttggttgtggttaacacagtgacaactaaacagagatccaacatgttggttgtggttaacacagtgacaactaaacagagatccaacatgttggttgtggttaacacagtgacaactaaacagagatccatcatgttggttgtggttaacacagtgacaactaaacagagatccaacatgttggttgtggttaacacagtgacaactaaacagagatccaacatgttggttgtggttaacacagtgacaactaaacagagatccaacatgttggttgtggttaacacagtgacaactaaacagagatccatcatgttggttgtggttaacacagtgacaactaaacagagatccaacatgttggttgtggtcaacacagtgacaactaaacagagatccaacatgttggttgtggttaacacagtgacaactaaacagagatccaacatgttggttgtggttaacacagtgacaactaaacagagatccaacatgttggttgtggttaacacagtgacaactaaacagagatccaacatgttggttgtggttaacacagtgacaactaaacagagatccatcatgttggttgtggttaacacagtgacaactaaacagagatccaacatgttggttgtggttaacacagtgacaactaaacagagatccaacatgttggttgtggttaacacagtgacaactaaacagagatccaacatggtggttgtggttaacacagtgacaactaaacagagatccaacatgttggttgtggttaacacagtgacaactaaacagagatccatcatgttggttgtggttaacacagtgacaactaaacagagatccaacatgttggttgtggttaacacagtgacaactaaacagagatccagcatgttggttgtggttaacacagtgacaactaaacagagatccaacatgttggttgtggttaacacagtgacaactaaacagagatccaacatgttggttgtggttaacacagtgacaactaaacagagatccaacatgttggttgtggttaacacagtgacaactaaacagagatccagcatgttggttgtggttaacacagtgacaactaaacagagatccagcatgttggttgtggttaacacagtgacaactaaacagagatccaacatgttggttgtgtttaacacagtgacaactaaacagagatccaacatgttggttgtggttaacacagtgacaactaaacagagatccaacatgttggttgtgtttaacacagtgacaactaaacagagatccaacatgttggttgtggttaacacagtgacaactaaacagagatccaacatgttggttgtggttaacacagtgacaactaaacagagatccaacatgttggttgtgtttaacacagtgacaactaaacagagatccaacatgttggttgtggttaacacagtgacaactaaacagagatccaacatgttggttgtggttaacacagtgacaactaaacagagatccaacatgttggttgtggttaacacagtgacaactaaacagagatccaacatgttggttgtggttaacacagtgacaactaaacagagatccatcatgttggttgtggttaacacagtgacaactaaacagagatccaacatgttggttgtggttaacacagtgacaactaaacagagatccagcatgttggttgtggttaacacagtgacaactaaacagagatccaacatgttggttgtggttaacacagtgacaactaaacagagatccaacatgttggttgtggttaacacagtgacaactaaacagagatccaacatgttggttgtggttaacacagtgacaactaaacagagatccaacatgttggttgtggttaacacagtgacaactaaacagagatccaacatgttggttgtggttaacacagtgacaactaaacagagatccaacatgttggttgtggttaacacagtgacaactaaacagagtgGTTGTTGTCTAATTGTCCAGCTTTTATTTAGTTGAATGAACATTCTCAAAGATGATATGCTGTTATTGAAATATGTTTCAGTCCATTGTCATTGTCATTTTAGTAATGTCATCCCCCGACCCACCTGGACCCCTGCCGTGACCCACAAGTGGTCCTGACAGAGTTTACATAGACTACCAGTAGCAGGACTCATCACCTTCAAATCATTTTCATTCTAAATAACTGAGCATGTAGCGACATCTTCTAAACATTTCCCACAGAGACCATCAGGTCGTTCAGGAATATAAAGGATATTTCCTAAACATTTCCCACAGAGACCATCAGGTCGTTCAGGAATATAAAGGATATTTCCTAAACATTTCCCACAGAGACCATCAGGTCGTTCAGGAATATAAAGGATATTTCCTAAACATTTCCCACAGAGACCATCAGGTCGTTCAGGAATATAAAGGATATTTCCTAAACATTTCCCACAGAGACCATAAGGTCGTTCAGGAATATAAAGGATATTTCCTAAACATTTCCCACAGAGACCCTCAGGTCGTTCAGCAATATAAAGGATATTTCCTAAACATTTCCCACAGAGACCATCAGGTCGTTCAGCAATATAAAGGATATTTCCTAAACATTTCCCACAGAGACCATCAGGTCGTTCAGGAATATAAAGGATATTTCCTAAACATTTCCCACAGAGACCATCAGGTCGTTCAGCAATATAAAGGATATTTCCTAAACATTTCCCACAGAGACCATCAGGTCGTTCAGCAATATAAAGGATATTTCCTAAACATTTCCCACAGAGACCATCAGGTCGTTCAGG
The genomic region above belongs to Oncorhynchus kisutch isolate 150728-3 unplaced genomic scaffold, Okis_V2 scaffold2442, whole genome shotgun sequence and contains:
- the LOC116370085 gene encoding NLR family CARD domain-containing protein 3-like; the encoded protein is MNQKELADTLEKYSDDPAVICQRELKSNLKKKFRCVFEGIAKQGNPTLLNKIYTELYITEGGTGEVNNEHELRQIETTTRKQARPETAIKCNDIFKPLTGQDKPIRTVLTKGVAGIGKTVSVQKFILDWAEGKANQDVQFVFSFPFRELNLMKEEKHTSIELLNHFSMETKQSGISIYNKYKVLFIFDGLDECRLPLDFQNNKICCDVTESTSVDVLLTNLIKGNLLPSALLWITTRPAAANKIPSGCVDQVTEVRGFNDPQKEEYFRKRFSDEDLASRIISHIKTSRSLHIMCHIPVFCWISATVLEHM